A region of Papilio machaon chromosome 22, ilPapMach1.1, whole genome shotgun sequence DNA encodes the following proteins:
- the LOC106720822 gene encoding intraflagellar transport protein 57 homolog yields MDLNVMDKLRLLKIDTELRPKIKMKPMSRYYFLTTTNPVEQFFVFASTAAWLIRKTGQEFEQPNEEDDPNATIASILDVLREREIAVDFSSHKLKQGYGDQVCYILNVLADEALKKENFEWEKPIVDIPDPEESADDVDQIEDETEIFLDKVEEEMIRHSDDSGDENKEEKESTKSLTTVHDWEEWKLELERVAPALRLKISADGRDWRARLAQMETYKNELFERLKTTGSQLNKVHGNISSVMDKVAARENILNEQFEPLVKEYGSLLNELKKATDECKEVSAGVTERQEKLNEVTAKVENIKQRTEQKGSSMNDTSPLVSAKKAVEALKKDIQELDFQIIVLLWLLISKESPKSNNFLTNTESGILNKEY; encoded by the coding sequence ATGGATTTGAATGTAATGGATAAATTGCGTTTACTGAAAATCGACACGGAATTAAGACCAAAGATCAAAATGAAGCCGATGAGTCGTTATTATTTCCTCACCACCACAAATCCTGTTGAGCAATTCTTCGTTTTCGCATCGACTGCCGCCTGGCTCATCCGGAAAACTGGTCAAGAGTTCGAGCAGCCAAATGAAGAAGACGATCCCAATGCAACCATAGCAAGCATACTAGATGTATTACGCGAAAGAGAAATAGCAGTGGATTTCTCTTCACACAAACTTAAACAAGGTTATGGAGACCAAgtctgttatattttaaatgttttagcTGACGAAgcgttaaaaaaagaaaattttgaatGGGAGAAACCCATCGTTGATATCCCTGATCCTGAAGAATCAGCTGATGACGTCGATCAAATAGAAGATGAGACGGAAATATTTCTTGATAAAGTCGAAGAAGAGATGATTAGACATTCCGATGATTCTGGAGACGagaataaagaagaaaaggaATCAACGAAATCTCTTACAACAGTTCACGATTGGGAAGAATGGAAACTGGAATTGGAAAGAGTAGCACCAGCTTTGAGATTGAAAATATCAGCCGACGGACGAGATTGGCGAGCGAGATTAGCACAAATGGAAACCTACAAAAACGAACTATTTGAAAGACTCAAAACGACCGGTTCACAATTGAACAAAGTGCACGGTAACATAAGTTCAGTAATGGATAAAGTCGCTGCACGTGAAAACATTTTGAACGAACAATTTGAACCTCTTGTTAAGGAATATGGATCACTTTTGAACGAGTTAAAGAAAGCTACTGATGAATGTAAAGAAGTGAGTGCCGGAGTTACTGAACGACAGGAGAAACTGAACGAAGTTACTGCAAAGGTGGAAAATATCAagcagagaacagaacagaaggGATCTTCCATGAATGATACATCTCCTTTGGTGTCCGCTAAGAAAGCTGTGGAAGCATTAAAGAAGGACATTCAAGAATTAGACTTTCagataatagttttattgtgGCTTCTGATATCGAAGGAAAGTCcgaaaagtaataattttttgactAATACTGAATctggaatattaaataaggaatattaa
- the LOC106720799 gene encoding LARGE xylosyl- and glucuronyltransferase 2, whose translation MNLRSKNVFTLFFRSSFGLPLGTWIVVSIVYYWWLISRINVLETQNKVFKSQLKLSQNAMRQIESDSTYKVPEIPDEAGTLCETVHIALVCMGKCTRIIMPMLKSLLQHRQNPIHFHFIVDTAADQTISKLFDTWDLPDVKYTCYNAQNSLSQVRWVPNSHYSGIYALVKLLFPDILPDTLQQVIVLDSDLTFLCDIAELWNMFRNMTDNQLFGLVENESNWYYDTAKRWPALGRGYNTGVMLLDLNKIRKKINWTKVWHSAVNENIERLKQTTLADQDVINAIIKKDPILVYNISCQYNVQMSTKTLAKGCYGEDRDNIKIIHWNSPSKYNIRIRDADYFKNIYLSYVNFDGNLLKEKLHTCSQTEPVTYKINHSDLCSSFRAAQRVKLRTHLYYMEYTYDDIDNFDVTLVLQLSMDRLQFLERLVKYWEGPLSAAIYLSDCEVTKFESFIRDWSDTLSSRKNIGYHLVFKHDDVHYPVNYLRNVALENVNTPYVFLMDVDFVPMAGLYDHLRDAVKIINPYAQKKCLVVAAFETQRYRASPPRSKAALRARLANDVAPFRAREWPRGHRATNYTKWINANAPYNVEWQSDYEPYLVVHRSIPKYDTRFSGFGWNKVSHSVELRAQGYQAVVLPGAFVVHTPHAPSHDITAFRADPHYRVCLAILKQEFMDDLKRKYNVTFEEPSKQESIYLGQAKSLLLNQKDKV comes from the exons atgaatttaaggTCAAAGAATGTATTCACTTTATTCTTTCGATCCTCATTCGGATTACCATTAGGAACATGGATAGTTGTGTCAATTGTTTATTACTGGTGGTTGATATCACGAATTAATGTCTTAGAGACACAAAACAAAGTATTCAAgtcacaattaaaattatcacagAATGCAATGAGACAAATAGAATCTGATTCTACATACAAAGTTCCCGAG attcCAGATGAAGCTGGTACTCTTTGTGAGACAGTGCACATAGCGTTAGTATGTATGGGCAAATGCACTCGTATCATAATGCCAATGCTCAAATCACTTTTGCAGCATCGACAGAACccaatacattttcatttcatagtAGACACGGCTGCGGATCAAactatatcaaaattatttgatacatGGGACTTGCCAGATG TGAAATATACATGTTACAATGCTCAGAACAGTCTATCTCAAGTCCGTTGGGTACCAAACAGTCATTATTCAGGAATCTATGCATTAGTAAAGCTATTATTCCCAGATATCTTGCCTGATACATTACAGCAAGTTATTGTATTGGATTCAGATTTGACATTTCTATGTGATATTGCCGAACTGTGGAATATGTTTAGAAATATGACTGACAATCag TTATTTGGTTTAGTTGAAAATGAAAGCAACTGGTATTATGATACGGCTAAAAGATGGCCGGCACTTGGTAGAGGTTATAACACGGGGGTGATGTTgctagatttaaataaaatacgtaagaaaataaattggaCTAAAGTGTGGCATAGTGCAGTTAATGAGAACATAGAACGATTGAAACAAACAACTTTAGCGGATCAAGATGTCATAAATGCGATTATTAAAAAGGATCCAAtacttgtttataatattagctgtCAATACAATGTACAAATGTCTACCAAGACATTAGCTAAAGGCTGCTATGGTGAAGACAGAGATAATATTAAG ATAATACATTGGAACTCTCcaagtaaatataacataaggATACGAGATGcggattattttaaaaatatttacttatcttatgttaattttgatGGTAATTTactgaaagaaaaattacatacttGTTCACAAACTGAACCTGTCACATATAAG ATAAATCATTCAGATTTATGCAGTAGCTTCCGCGCTGCGCAACGAGTTAAATTACGCACTCATTTATACTACATGGAGTACACCTATGATGACATAGACAATTTTGACGTCACTCTAGTGTTGCAGTTGTCTATGGACAGATTACAATTCCTAGAGCGATTAGTCAAATATTGGGAAG GTCCTCTAAGTGCTGCCATCTATCTGTCAGATTGCGAGGTGACGAAATTCGAAAGCTTTATACGCGATTGGTCGGACACTCTCAGTAGTAGAAAGAATATAGGATACCATTTAGTTTTCAAACACGACGAC GTACATTATCCTGTAAACTATCTCCGTAATGTGGCTCTGGAGAATGTGAACACTCCATACGTTTTCCTAATGGACGTGGACTTTGTACCGATGGCTGGACTTTACGATCATCTGAGGGACGCTGTCAAGATTATCAATCCTTATGCACAGAAAAAG TGTTTGGTGGTAGCCGCATTTGAAACGCAACGTTATCGTGCGTCTCCGCCACGTAGTAAGGCTGCCTTACGAGCTCGCTTGGCGAATGACGTGGCTCCGTTCAGAGCACGCGAGTGGCCTCGAGGACATCGAGCGactaattatacaaaatggaTTAATGCCAATGCACCTTATAAT GTCGAATGGCAGTCAGACTACGAACCATACTTGGTAGTCCACCGTTCGATTCCCAAATACGATACAAGGTTTTCCGGTTTCGGTTGGAATAAA gTATCTCACAGTGTAGAACTACGTGCACAAGGTTACCAGGCGGTGGTACTACCAGGTGCGTTCGTAGTACACACGCCGCATGCACCTTCGCATGATATAACTGCGTTCCGCGCAGATCCGCACTACCGTGT ATGCCTAGCAATACTAAAGCAAGAGTTTATGGACGATCTCAAGAGAAAGTACAACGTAACATTTGAAGAGCCATCGAAACAGGAATCAATTTATTTGGGACAAGCTAAAAGCCTACTCCTAAATCAAAAGGACAAAGTATAA